The proteins below are encoded in one region of uncultured Eubacteriales bacterium:
- a CDS encoding conserved membrane hypothetical protein (Evidence 4 : Homologs of previously reported genes of unknown function), producing MRRAVAGIWDVPLEGGSSALAVTAAFFFLGGIAGCLLAASVGGSGSDSLASYIEGFWVVARSESVTRPDLLPLIWEVLRWPLFTVIFSFTALGLIGIPVLFSIRGFLLSFAIASFSRIFGGTGALMALVVFGVSGLFSIPALFALGVHGFAAARGLAGRALGEGKRFSPFGRAYFLRCGVCAGAFCVCIVLEYLVVPVLVAGMAGLIPA from the coding sequence ATGCGCAGAGCGGTCGCGGGTATTTGGGACGTGCCGTTGGAGGGTGGGAGCTCCGCCCTGGCGGTGACGGCGGCGTTCTTTTTCTTGGGCGGTATCGCCGGCTGCCTGTTGGCCGCCAGCGTGGGCGGTAGCGGGAGCGACAGCCTAGCGTCCTATATTGAGGGCTTTTGGGTCGTGGCCCGGTCGGAGAGCGTGACGCGGCCCGACCTACTCCCTCTCATCTGGGAGGTTTTGCGCTGGCCCCTCTTTACTGTGATTTTCAGTTTTACCGCTCTGGGTCTCATTGGGATTCCGGTACTCTTTTCCATCCGTGGCTTTCTCCTCTCCTTCGCGATCGCCTCCTTTTCCCGGATTTTTGGCGGTACGGGCGCACTGATGGCGTTGGTGGTTTTCGGGGTTTCCGGCCTCTTCTCGATTCCCGCGCTCTTCGCGCTGGGCGTCCATGGTTTTGCTGCCGCCCGCGGTCTGGCAGGGCGGGCGCTGGGAGAGGGAAAACGCTTTTCACCCTTTGGAAGAGCTTATTTTCTGCGCTGCGGTGTGTGTGCCGGAGCGTTCTGTGTGTGTATTGTACTGGAGTATCTCGTTGTGCCGGTGCTGGTGGCCGGTATGGCAGGGCTTATCCCTGCATGA
- the xerD gene encoding Tyrosine recombinase XerD, whose amino-acid sequence MEYLKEYEAYLTIEKKASSNTLSSYLRDIGQYLRWVESEGFTPYQAEQEDVEHYVKHLSAVGKSVATVTRSLASIKSFYTFLIGAGVVSVNPAKGITPAKVERKLPQILTSKEVDLFLEQPESSDAKGCRDKAMLELLYATGIRVSELIGLNMEHLNLSAGFVRCPGKAKERIIPLYPAAVRALTEYVNRVRPQMLEQPGENALFVNMSGERMSRQGFWKIIKHYQEKAGIKKEITPHTLRHSFAAHLLENGADLRSIQEMLGHADISSTQIYAQLVNQKLKDVYNKAHPRA is encoded by the coding sequence ATGGAGTATTTGAAAGAGTACGAGGCATATCTCACAATTGAAAAGAAGGCTTCGTCCAATACCCTCAGCTCCTACCTGCGGGACATCGGCCAGTACCTCCGCTGGGTGGAGAGCGAGGGGTTTACTCCCTATCAGGCGGAGCAGGAGGACGTCGAGCACTATGTGAAGCACCTCTCCGCGGTGGGCAAGTCGGTGGCCACCGTCACCCGGAGCCTCGCGTCTATCAAGTCGTTCTATACCTTCCTGATCGGCGCAGGCGTGGTGAGCGTGAACCCGGCCAAGGGTATCACTCCCGCCAAGGTGGAGCGCAAGCTGCCTCAGATCCTGACGAGTAAGGAAGTCGATCTTTTCCTGGAACAGCCTGAGTCCAGCGACGCAAAGGGATGCCGGGACAAGGCCATGCTGGAGCTCCTCTACGCCACGGGCATACGTGTCTCGGAGCTCATCGGGCTGAATATGGAGCATCTCAACCTCTCGGCTGGCTTTGTCCGCTGCCCGGGAAAGGCGAAGGAGCGCATCATCCCCCTCTACCCCGCTGCCGTCCGCGCCCTCACCGAGTATGTCAATCGGGTGCGGCCCCAGATGCTGGAGCAACCGGGGGAAAACGCTCTCTTTGTCAATATGAGTGGGGAACGCATGAGCCGCCAAGGCTTTTGGAAGATTATCAAGCATTATCAGGAAAAGGCGGGCATCAAGAAGGAGATCACCCCACACACTCTGCGCCACTCCTTTGCCGCTCACCTGCTGGAGAACGGGGCCGACCTGCGCTCCATCCAGGAGATGCTGGGTCATGCGGACATCTCCTCCACCCAAATTTATGCCCAGCTCGTGAACCAAAAGCTCAAAGACGTATACAACAAAGCACACCCTCGCGCATAA
- the yajC gene encoding Preprotein translocase, YajC subunit produces the protein MPLDSNTLMSVAMLVVLVVVFYFMLIRPENKRKKEAAKMRSELAVGDFITTIGGIMGTICAVKEESIVIETGADRVRIELTKWAISSKGVQTTENADSANAEKK, from the coding sequence ATGCCACTTGATAGCAATACTTTAATGTCCGTCGCCATGCTGGTCGTCCTCGTTGTGGTCTTCTACTTCATGCTGATCCGTCCGGAGAACAAGAGGAAGAAAGAAGCGGCCAAGATGCGCTCCGAGCTGGCGGTAGGCGATTTTATCACCACCATCGGCGGTATCATGGGCACTATCTGCGCCGTGAAGGAGGAGTCCATCGTTATTGAGACCGGCGCTGACCGTGTCCGCATCGAGCTTACCAAGTGGGCCATCTCTTCTAAGGGTGTTCAGACCACTGAGAACGCCGACTCCGCCAACGCGGAAAAGAAGTAA
- a CDS encoding Uncharacterized lipoprotein YbbD (modular protein), producing the protein MKKKVQKGLSWLLTLCMMFTLQPMAAQAANELNGIDVTARTSSTNGDKIIVGTVTGSGGDYAVAVTGSGEMETVTGNPGGVATQGKWFGLQLAPGGVTDITTLQYKTDTQPTFMDLTETDVEEAGEAGEIVLWINGSSAGTSTIWLKNKGAEDTAAIKLIITFLPYIPLAGRTPEEILKDMTLDQKIGQKIMPDFRQWKVEDATAVSDVTAINSEIIDIIDKYDFGGVILFANNVKETEQTLRLTTQLQQAALKDEGEEAGVPAIPMFLTIDQEGGIVYRLGSGTALPGNMAIGATRSTEMAKQVGEIIGRELSALGFNVNFAPVVDVNNNPGNPVIGLRSISSDPNLVAELSVPMIEGMNEYNVASAAKHFPGHGDTATDSHYGLPSVDKSLAELKATELVPFQAAVDAGVDMLMTAHIMYPQIDPSGDPATLSKVILQKLAREELGYDGVIITDALNMDAISKNFGQAEAVVKCFQAGADIALMPIIPRDKVNAPKDMDAVIAAVKGAIDDGTLTMEQIDRSVLRILTLKKDRGILDAEYPAENSVEFNAKLATAMEEVGSQQNRKLEREIAAAAITVVKNENNLLPLKPKAGEKVLLFTPNANEEPGLQLGMRRAIADGAIPAGVVYETNRTQFASGFTALNDAVKAKIDEANYIVIISEATASQLAGWQCKFPQEVTAYAKGKGIPAIVVSIFQPYDVANYPDASAILAAYGAKGMDPTESLQPDKAFGPNIPAAVEVIFGNYQAKGRLPVNIPVIKNGKVDTSQNAYAFGFGLTLTYTVTFESNGGTEVDTALVEVKAQVIKPSDPTKSGYTFAGWYTDTELTAAYDFNAPVTKNLNLYAKWNPVESPYVSTEGNTKTETRKNQDGSTTKIVTNKITGLITETTTWPNGDKLIVETKKDGTVTTTATDSTGLKTETITTPAGNTTANIILPKGVESAVVTAPVKKTTPGTVAVLLHDDGAEEVIVTSVNTGEGIRFTVNGNAKVKIIDNTKTFADVAAGDWFYAAVQFAASRELFNGTGTGTFSPAAPMNRAMLVTALARMDGQDTTGGATWYEMAAKWGVERGITDGSSLDSSITRESLATILFRYAKAKSADGMELGKFPDADQVSAWARDAMDWAVTNGVLIGTNDGALNPSGIASRAEVAAMLHRFVTLSIQK; encoded by the coding sequence ATGAAGAAAAAAGTACAAAAGGGCTTATCTTGGCTACTCACACTTTGCATGATGTTCACACTGCAACCGATGGCCGCTCAGGCTGCGAACGAACTTAACGGCATTGACGTAACGGCCCGCACAAGCTCTACGAACGGAGATAAAATCATTGTAGGGACGGTAACAGGCTCCGGGGGGGATTATGCGGTGGCCGTAACCGGTAGCGGCGAGATGGAGACCGTGACCGGCAACCCGGGCGGAGTGGCGACGCAGGGCAAATGGTTTGGCCTACAGCTGGCCCCGGGAGGAGTTACGGACATCACGACTCTGCAGTATAAGACCGATACACAGCCCACCTTCATGGACTTGACAGAAACCGACGTGGAGGAAGCCGGGGAGGCAGGAGAAATTGTCCTGTGGATTAACGGCAGCAGCGCGGGGACCAGTACTATTTGGCTGAAGAACAAGGGGGCGGAGGACACTGCCGCAATCAAGCTGATCATTACCTTTCTGCCCTATATCCCCCTCGCCGGCCGTACACCCGAGGAGATTCTAAAGGATATGACGCTTGACCAGAAGATCGGCCAGAAAATCATGCCGGACTTCCGCCAGTGGAAAGTTGAGGATGCCACTGCTGTAAGCGACGTTACGGCGATCAACTCCGAAATCATTGACATCATTGATAAATATGATTTCGGCGGTGTCATCCTATTTGCTAACAATGTGAAGGAGACTGAGCAGACCCTGCGCCTGACCACCCAGCTGCAGCAGGCGGCGCTGAAGGACGAAGGAGAGGAAGCGGGTGTACCGGCCATCCCCATGTTCCTGACTATCGACCAGGAGGGCGGCATCGTCTACCGCCTTGGCAGCGGTACTGCCCTTCCCGGAAATATGGCGATTGGCGCCACGAGAAGCACTGAGATGGCTAAGCAGGTCGGCGAGATTATAGGCCGTGAGCTGAGCGCTCTGGGCTTTAACGTCAACTTTGCTCCCGTCGTGGACGTGAACAACAATCCGGGGAACCCTGTCATCGGTCTGCGCTCCATCTCCAGCGACCCGAACCTGGTGGCCGAGCTGAGCGTTCCCATGATTGAGGGCATGAACGAGTATAACGTCGCATCGGCGGCCAAGCACTTTCCCGGCCACGGCGACACCGCTACTGACTCCCACTATGGGCTGCCGTCTGTGGACAAGAGCCTTGCCGAGCTGAAGGCCACTGAGCTGGTGCCCTTCCAGGCGGCGGTAGACGCCGGTGTGGACATGCTGATGACCGCGCACATTATGTACCCGCAAATTGACCCGTCCGGCGACCCCGCCACACTGTCCAAAGTCATTCTCCAGAAACTGGCCCGTGAGGAGCTGGGCTATGACGGCGTAATCATCACCGATGCACTAAACATGGATGCGATCTCCAAAAACTTCGGGCAAGCGGAGGCGGTGGTCAAGTGTTTCCAGGCGGGTGCTGACATTGCTCTGATGCCTATCATCCCAAGGGATAAGGTCAATGCTCCGAAGGACATGGACGCGGTTATTGCCGCCGTGAAGGGTGCAATTGACGATGGTACGCTGACCATGGAGCAAATTGACAGGTCAGTGCTGCGAATTCTGACCCTAAAGAAAGATCGGGGTATCCTGGACGCGGAGTATCCGGCTGAAAATAGCGTGGAGTTCAATGCCAAACTGGCTACCGCGATGGAAGAGGTCGGCTCCCAACAGAACCGCAAGTTAGAGCGGGAAATCGCAGCGGCGGCAATTACCGTTGTGAAGAACGAGAACAATTTGCTGCCCCTAAAGCCAAAAGCGGGTGAGAAAGTTCTCCTTTTCACGCCCAATGCGAATGAGGAGCCCGGCCTCCAGCTGGGCATGCGGCGGGCCATTGCAGACGGCGCAATTCCGGCAGGTGTTGTCTATGAGACAAATAGAACACAATTCGCCAGTGGATTTACCGCGCTTAACGATGCGGTCAAGGCAAAAATTGACGAGGCAAATTACATAGTCATTATCTCGGAGGCCACGGCATCGCAACTGGCCGGCTGGCAATGCAAGTTCCCCCAGGAGGTTACCGCTTATGCCAAGGGGAAGGGAATCCCGGCAATCGTTGTGAGCATTTTCCAGCCCTACGATGTGGCAAACTACCCGGATGCGTCGGCCATCTTGGCGGCATACGGTGCCAAGGGCATGGATCCCACAGAGAGCCTTCAGCCGGATAAGGCCTTCGGTCCCAACATCCCGGCCGCTGTCGAGGTCATCTTCGGCAATTACCAGGCAAAGGGTAGGCTGCCCGTCAATATCCCGGTTATCAAGAACGGCAAGGTCGATACAAGCCAAAACGCCTATGCTTTCGGATTCGGCCTTACGCTAACTTACACAGTAACCTTTGAGAGCAATGGCGGCACTGAGGTCGACACAGCCCTGGTGGAGGTAAAAGCTCAGGTCATCAAACCTTCTGATCCGACTAAGAGCGGCTACACCTTCGCGGGCTGGTACACCGACACAGAATTGACCGCTGCATATGATTTTAATGCACCTGTTACTAAGAACCTCAACCTGTATGCCAAGTGGAACCCCGTAGAATCTCCCTATGTTTCTACCGAAGGCAACACCAAGACGGAGACTAGGAAAAACCAGGATGGCAGCACCACCAAAATTGTCACCAACAAGATCACCGGCTTGATAACCGAGACCACTACCTGGCCCAATGGCGACAAGCTTATCGTAGAGACCAAGAAGGATGGAACCGTGACCACCACCGCTACCGATAGCACGGGTCTCAAGACCGAGACCATTACGACACCGGCGGGCAACACCACCGCTAATATTATCCTCCCCAAGGGAGTGGAGAGCGCCGTGGTGACGGCGCCCGTGAAGAAAACCACCCCCGGCACCGTGGCTGTTCTCCTCCATGATGATGGTGCCGAGGAGGTCATCGTGACTTCCGTGAACACCGGGGAAGGTATCCGATTTACCGTCAATGGCAATGCCAAGGTAAAGATCATCGATAATACGAAGACCTTTGCAGACGTGGCAGCCGGAGACTGGTTCTATGCCGCGGTGCAGTTTGCCGCCAGCCGTGAGCTCTTTAACGGTACCGGGACCGGAACCTTCTCTCCCGCAGCGCCCATGAACCGCGCCATGTTGGTGACTGCGCTGGCCCGCATGGACGGCCAGGACACCACCGGCGGAGCGACCTGGTACGAAATGGCCGCCAAATGGGGGGTCGAGCGCGGCATTACTGACGGCAGCAGCCTTGACTCCAGCATTACCCGGGAGAGCTTGGCTACTATCCTTTTCCGCTATGCCAAGGCAAAGTCTGCCGATGGCATGGAGCTTGGTAAGTTCCCTGATGCCGATCAGGTATCCGCCTGGGCGCGTGATGCCATGGACTGGGCTGTAACGAACGGTGTCCTCATTGGTACCAACGACGGCGCACTGAACCCCTCCGGCATCGCCTCCCGTGCCGAGGTAGCCGCCATGCTCCACCGTTTCGTAACCCTTTCAATCCAGAAGTAA
- the tgt gene encoding tRNA-guanine transglycosylase (Evidence 2a : Function of homologous gene experimentally demonstrated in an other organism; PubMedId : 11751936, 1706703, 2170107, 7507921, 7893665, 8003468, 8323579, 9055203, 9714557; Product type e : enzyme), with protein sequence MFKVIKTEGHARRGVFSCAHGGEVQTPVFMNVGTQGAIKGGVSAHDLKDIGCQIELSNTYHLHLRPGDDVVRQMGGLHKFMDWDGPILTDSGGFQVFSLSGLRKITEEGVTFASHIDGHRVFMGPEESMRIQSNLGSDIAMAFDECVENPSTHDYVKPSCERTLRWLTRCVAEHKRLNVLADTVNPGQMLFGINQGGIYPDLRVWHMKEIARLDCDGFAIGGLAVGESAETMYEIIEAVEPHMPADKPRYLMGVGTPSNIIESVYRGVDFFDCVMPARNARHGKLYTWEGALNIKNEKYRTDPLPIDPACNCPACRSFSRAYLRHLFAAGEMLAMRLAVMHNLYFYNELMGRIRAALEEGSFEEFRARYSSVLEKKI encoded by the coding sequence ATGTTTAAAGTAATCAAGACCGAAGGCCACGCCCGGCGGGGCGTGTTTTCTTGTGCCCATGGAGGCGAGGTACAGACTCCGGTGTTTATGAACGTGGGCACGCAGGGGGCCATCAAAGGCGGCGTCTCCGCCCACGATCTCAAGGATATCGGCTGCCAGATCGAGCTTTCCAACACCTACCACCTTCACCTCCGCCCGGGAGATGACGTGGTGCGGCAGATGGGAGGGCTCCACAAATTTATGGACTGGGACGGGCCCATCCTCACCGACTCGGGCGGGTTCCAGGTTTTCTCCCTCTCCGGTCTGCGAAAGATCACCGAGGAGGGGGTAACCTTTGCCTCCCACATCGACGGGCACCGGGTCTTTATGGGCCCCGAGGAGAGTATGCGCATCCAGTCAAACCTCGGCAGCGACATCGCCATGGCCTTTGACGAGTGCGTAGAGAATCCCTCCACCCACGACTATGTGAAACCCTCCTGCGAGCGGACCCTCCGGTGGCTCACACGGTGTGTGGCCGAGCATAAGCGCTTAAACGTCCTGGCTGACACGGTAAACCCCGGTCAAATGCTCTTTGGCATCAACCAGGGGGGCATCTACCCAGACCTGCGGGTATGGCATATGAAGGAGATTGCCCGACTGGACTGCGACGGCTTTGCCATAGGCGGCCTGGCGGTGGGGGAAAGCGCTGAGACTATGTACGAGATCATCGAGGCGGTGGAGCCGCACATGCCTGCAGATAAGCCCCGCTACCTCATGGGAGTGGGCACTCCCAGCAACATCATCGAGAGCGTGTACCGGGGCGTGGATTTCTTTGACTGCGTCATGCCCGCCCGCAATGCCAGGCACGGAAAACTCTACACCTGGGAGGGCGCCCTCAACATCAAAAACGAGAAGTACCGAACTGACCCACTGCCTATCGACCCCGCCTGTAACTGCCCGGCCTGCCGCTCTTTTTCCCGGGCCTATCTTCGCCACCTCTTTGCGGCAGGCGAGATGCTGGCCATGCGCCTGGCCGTCATGCACAACCTTTATTTTTATAACGAGCTGATGGGGCGTATCCGCGCCGCGCTGGAGGAGGGCTCCTTCGAGGAGTTCCGGGCCAGGTATTCCTCGGTACTGGAGAAGAAGATTTGA
- a CDS encoding conserved exported hypothetical protein (Evidence 4 : Homologs of previously reported genes of unknown function): MRYVMTTLTSLPNIGPVVAENLHRVGIETPEQLKAVGAQGAWLRIRLQVDEGACLHQLEALEGAVLGIPKKELPLERRAELKAFFKKY; this comes from the coding sequence TTGAGGTATGTAATGACAACTTTAACTAGTCTCCCTAACATCGGCCCTGTGGTGGCTGAAAATTTGCATAGAGTTGGGATTGAGACGCCGGAGCAGCTCAAAGCGGTTGGTGCTCAGGGAGCATGGCTGCGTATACGGCTCCAGGTGGATGAGGGCGCGTGCCTTCACCAGCTGGAGGCACTGGAAGGCGCTGTGTTGGGCATCCCCAAGAAAGAGCTCCCTTTAGAGAGAAGAGCGGAACTAAAAGCCTTCTTTAAAAAATACTAA
- the queA gene encoding S-adenosylmethionine:tRNA ribosyltransferase-isomerase (Evidence 2a : Function of homologous gene experimentally demonstrated in an other organism; Product type e : enzyme): protein MRTSDFYYDLPPELIAQTPLDRRDDSRLLTLNKGTGETEHLHFYDLPGLLQPGDCLVLNDSRVLPARLLGHREPTGGAVEVLLLIDRGDKVWECLVRPGRKVKPGTKLSFGDSLLTGDVLEEVEGGNRLIRFHYEGIFLELLERLGKMPLPPYIKEELNDPERYQTVYSREVGSAAAPTAGLHFTKELLAQVEAVGVDLAYVTLHVGLGTFRPVKEEEITDHEMHAEYCMVSADAAEKINRAKKGGGRVICVGTTSCRTIESWAAEDGTLKESAGWTSIYIYPGYHFKALDCLITNFHLPESTLVMLVSALAGREHILSAYQEAVEQKYRFFSFGDAMFIY from the coding sequence ATGAGGACTTCTGATTTTTACTACGATTTACCCCCTGAGCTGATCGCTCAGACCCCGCTTGACCGGCGGGACGACTCCCGGCTCCTGACCCTCAATAAGGGGACCGGCGAGACCGAGCATCTGCACTTCTACGATCTGCCGGGGCTTCTGCAGCCCGGTGACTGCCTGGTACTTAACGATTCCAGGGTCCTGCCCGCACGTCTCCTTGGCCACCGGGAACCCACCGGCGGCGCGGTGGAGGTTTTGCTCCTCATTGACCGGGGGGACAAGGTTTGGGAGTGTTTGGTGCGCCCAGGACGCAAGGTGAAACCGGGGACAAAGCTCTCCTTCGGGGACAGCCTCCTTACCGGCGATGTGCTGGAGGAGGTGGAAGGCGGCAACCGCCTCATCCGTTTCCACTACGAGGGCATCTTTTTAGAGCTTTTGGAGCGGCTGGGCAAGATGCCCCTGCCGCCCTATATTAAAGAAGAGCTGAACGACCCGGAACGGTACCAGACCGTCTACTCACGGGAGGTGGGCTCTGCTGCCGCCCCCACCGCAGGGCTGCACTTCACGAAGGAACTGCTTGCCCAGGTGGAGGCCGTGGGGGTGGACTTGGCCTACGTGACCCTCCATGTGGGGCTGGGAACCTTCCGCCCCGTGAAGGAGGAGGAGATCACCGACCATGAAATGCACGCCGAGTACTGTATGGTCTCAGCAGACGCCGCGGAGAAAATTAACCGCGCCAAGAAAGGCGGGGGACGGGTCATCTGCGTGGGCACAACCTCCTGCCGCACCATCGAGAGCTGGGCGGCAGAGGACGGCACGCTGAAGGAGAGCGCCGGGTGGACCAGCATCTACATCTACCCCGGCTACCATTTCAAAGCGCTGGACTGCCTCATTACGAACTTCCATCTGCCCGAATCCACGCTAGTCATGCTGGTCTCGGCGCTGGCGGGACGGGAGCATATTCTGAGCGCCTATCAGGAGGCCGTGGAGCAGAAATACCGTTTCTTCTCTTTTGGCGACGCCATGTTCATCTATTGA
- a CDS encoding SpoIID/LytB domain protein: protein MKKIFRQFASLLLAGALLLPMGHSSASAATAIPEVVRVGLAYGTGALPGANLLNSTGSGYRLGYFDDSLNFIQLGYTYETAISVVKTRNVYYDGKNYVDSATGAAVGCYHLQLPTVYASFDEALAAAKQAGGFPAWIGGAYYARVGAYLTVEGANTALAASGLNGATVVGTSSGGISVVKTGSSTILFQYDTGANTGMLGVKPGLDDSVKTATWFAGYKYYGGFRYQRISGGDLTVVNILDREDYINCVISQEMSDSWPLEALKAQAVIARSYAAVCSTRHQSQGFDLCATTHCQAYPGMNRIGANTTRAAAETAGQYVWYGGEIAETYYFSSDGGATEDAKNVWTQDIPYLKGVVDPWEAGVAGSISNYNWSVTYTKSELEQKLRAGGRNIGDLATVVVNPTAMGNAKSITFTDTLGKSWTIAGDSARVFLGARSVRLRLESGGGGGYYVNGSGTLSSVSDAYAIGGSGNVSQVGDGAYVITGSGTEQVQAPAGASGDSYTFVGSGWGHNVGMSQWGANAMAKAGKTYREILTFYYTGVEVK, encoded by the coding sequence ATGAAGAAGATATTTAGGCAATTTGCATCCCTGCTCCTGGCGGGTGCGCTGCTTTTGCCCATGGGGCACTCGAGTGCGTCGGCGGCCACCGCCATTCCCGAGGTCGTACGGGTGGGTCTCGCCTACGGGACAGGAGCCCTGCCGGGGGCGAACCTCCTCAACAGTACAGGCAGCGGCTACCGCCTGGGCTATTTTGACGATAGTCTCAATTTTATCCAACTAGGCTATACTTACGAGACCGCTATCTCCGTCGTGAAGACGCGGAACGTATACTACGACGGAAAAAATTACGTGGATTCCGCCACCGGCGCGGCGGTGGGCTGCTACCATCTGCAGCTCCCCACTGTGTACGCGAGCTTCGATGAGGCGCTGGCCGCCGCAAAGCAGGCGGGCGGGTTCCCCGCATGGATCGGCGGCGCTTACTATGCCCGTGTCGGCGCGTACCTTACCGTAGAGGGTGCCAATACCGCCCTGGCCGCCTCAGGTCTGAACGGGGCTACAGTGGTGGGAACCAGCTCGGGCGGGATATCGGTAGTGAAGACGGGGTCGAGTACTATCCTCTTTCAGTACGACACCGGGGCTAACACCGGGATGCTGGGCGTCAAGCCGGGCCTGGACGACTCGGTGAAGACTGCTACCTGGTTCGCGGGTTATAAGTATTACGGCGGTTTCCGGTACCAGCGCATCAGCGGGGGAGACCTGACGGTGGTGAACATCCTGGACCGGGAGGACTATATTAACTGCGTCATCTCTCAGGAAATGAGCGACAGTTGGCCTCTGGAGGCCCTCAAAGCCCAGGCGGTCATCGCACGGAGCTACGCTGCCGTCTGCTCCACGAGGCACCAGAGCCAGGGCTTTGACCTGTGCGCCACCACCCACTGCCAGGCCTACCCCGGCATGAACCGCATCGGAGCCAATACCACCCGCGCCGCCGCTGAGACGGCGGGACAGTATGTCTGGTACGGCGGCGAGATCGCGGAGACCTACTATTTCTCCTCTGACGGCGGAGCAACGGAGGACGCGAAGAACGTCTGGACCCAGGACATCCCCTATTTGAAAGGGGTCGTCGACCCCTGGGAGGCTGGAGTCGCGGGCAGTATCTCTAACTATAACTGGAGCGTTACCTACACAAAATCCGAGTTGGAGCAAAAGCTCCGGGCGGGGGGGCGCAACATTGGGGACTTAGCCACTGTGGTGGTGAACCCGACTGCCATGGGAAATGCAAAGTCAATTACCTTTACAGATACGTTGGGCAAGAGCTGGACCATTGCAGGCGACAGTGCCCGTGTTTTCCTCGGCGCGAGATCGGTCCGTCTCCGGCTGGAGAGCGGGGGGGGCGGCGGCTACTATGTGAACGGCAGCGGTACCCTCTCCTCAGTCTCCGACGCGTACGCCATCGGCGGCAGCGGCAATGTGAGCCAGGTTGGGGATGGGGCCTATGTCATCACGGGCTCCGGCACCGAGCAGGTTCAGGCCCCGGCGGGAGCCAGCGGCGACAGCTACACCTTCGTGGGCTCCGGCTGGGGCCACAACGTGGGCATGAGCCAATGGGGAGCCAACGCCATGGCAAAGGCGGGCAAGACCTACCGCGAGATACTTACTTTTTATTACACGGGAGTAGAAGTGAAATAG